A portion of the Thermodesulfobacteriota bacterium genome contains these proteins:
- a CDS encoding amino acid ABC transporter permease — protein MNYQFDWAVVTSGKYFDWLVSGVVVTVKLSVVSIALSFLLGLVIAIMRMSRFRPVYWFAHGYLEFFRNTPLLVQIFFWYFGSYKVLPDAVNEWLNAQGFEFAAAVIALTIYTSAFIAEDIRSGVRSIPKEQMEAARSSGFSYVRSMIYIILPQAVRLTIPPLINQFLNLTKNSSLAMTIGVAELMYQARQVESYTFKGFEAFSAATLVYVGLSFAITGLMTWYDRKVLQPIKVR, from the coding sequence GGCGGTCGTCACCTCCGGGAAGTATTTCGACTGGCTCGTCTCCGGCGTCGTGGTGACGGTCAAGCTCTCGGTGGTGTCGATCGCCCTTTCCTTCCTCCTCGGGCTGGTCATCGCGATCATGCGGATGAGCCGCTTCCGGCCCGTCTACTGGTTCGCGCACGGCTACCTCGAGTTCTTCCGCAACACCCCGCTGCTGGTCCAGATCTTCTTCTGGTACTTCGGCTCCTACAAGGTGCTTCCCGACGCGGTAAACGAGTGGCTCAACGCCCAGGGCTTCGAGTTCGCCGCCGCGGTGATCGCCCTGACGATCTACACCTCGGCCTTCATCGCGGAGGACATCCGCTCGGGCGTCCGCTCGATCCCGAAGGAGCAGATGGAGGCGGCGCGCAGCTCCGGCTTCTCCTACGTCCGCTCGATGATCTACATCATCCTGCCGCAGGCGGTGCGCCTCACCATCCCGCCGCTCATCAACCAGTTCCTGAACCTGACGAAGAACTCTTCGCTGGCGATGACGATCGGCGTGGCGGAGCTCATGTACCAGGCGCGGCAGGTGGAAAGCTACACCTTCAAGGGGTTCGAGGCGTTCTCGGCGGCGACCCTGGTGTACGTGGGGCTCTCCTTCGCCATCACGGGGCTGATGACCTGGTACGACCGGAAGGTCCTCCAGCCCATCAAGGTGCGCTGA